In Deferribacter desulfuricans SSM1, the following are encoded in one genomic region:
- a CDS encoding response regulator — MAYDDVIITVDDSSTMRRIIKNTLIKIGFNNILEASNGVEALDVISKNKVDLIITDWNMPEMDGLTFVKTIRSNSEYDEIPILMVTTEAAKEDILMALKSGVNNYIVKPFTPDTLKEKVFKLLGY; from the coding sequence ATGGCTTACGATGATGTAATTATTACTGTTGATGATTCTTCTACAATGAGAAGGATTATAAAAAATACTCTTATTAAGATTGGGTTTAATAATATTCTTGAGGCTTCAAATGGTGTCGAAGCTTTGGATGTTATCTCTAAAAATAAAGTAGACCTTATTATTACTGACTGGAATATGCCTGAGATGGATGGCCTAACCTTTGTTAAAACAATTAGGTCAAATTCTGAATATGATGAAATTCCCATTTTGATGGTTACCACTGAAGCTGCTAAAGAGGATATTTTGATGGCATTAAAAAGTGGTGTTAACAATTATATTGTTAAACCGTTTACCCCTGATACATTAAAAGAGAAGGTTTTTAAACTTTTAGGTTATTAA
- a CDS encoding protein phosphatase CheZ → MEEYLKDLNELIEIAKKINSGDYDLIDISLNPESELFHIAEYFNDAVKKLKIVDETFSDTYEELPVFEKVLKDIIDDMKNASESILNEIDKINFNIDSIKETLASIKNAAQNKDFEQVKIYINGLKDNIREGEDICFDIIAALEFQDITKQKIDKLLMIIKEIEDKIADLIIKLGLKSNKIDPEKLSEVKDKTEVLEDQELVDKLLEEFGL, encoded by the coding sequence ATGGAAGAGTATCTTAAAGATTTGAATGAGTTAATTGAAATAGCTAAGAAAATAAATAGTGGTGACTATGATTTAATCGATATTAGTTTGAATCCTGAAAGTGAACTTTTTCATATTGCAGAATATTTCAATGATGCTGTAAAAAAATTAAAAATTGTAGATGAAACTTTTTCAGATACTTATGAAGAGTTACCAGTATTTGAAAAAGTCTTAAAAGATATTATTGATGATATGAAAAATGCTTCTGAATCTATTCTTAATGAAATAGATAAAATAAATTTTAATATTGATTCTATAAAAGAAACATTAGCAAGTATAAAAAATGCTGCGCAAAACAAGGATTTTGAGCAGGTTAAAATATATATAAATGGTTTAAAAGATAATATCAGAGAAGGTGAGGATATCTGCTTTGATATTATTGCAGCTTTAGAATTTCAAGATATCACTAAACAAAAGATCGATAAGTTGTTAATGATTATAAAAGAGATTGAAGATAAGATAGCAGATTTGATTATAAAGCTCGGTTTAAAATCGAATAAAATTGATCCTGAAAAGCTTTCAGAGGTAAAAGATAAAACTGAAGTGTTAGAAGATCAGGAGTTAGTGGATAAATTATTAGAAGAATTTGGTTTATAG
- a CDS encoding hybrid sensor histidine kinase/response regulator, with protein sequence MNNEMNDLIQDFLIEAEELIEQLDQDLVELEHRKDDLDLLNKIFRAAHTIKGSSSFLGFEKLTDLTHIAEEILNKLRKGEMVVTTDVMDVLLEFVDYLKKLIDDIKNGTDTVDITDIVKKLKLVNEGKSVGAPKEEKAKPEKKETKKNEPKQIAKVTKAIEQTIRVDVNRLDVLMNLVGELVLSRNRIAQISAEFEKKFEGEFLVEQLLETTSHLGLITTELQLAVMKTRMVPIGKVFNKFPRMVRDLCRELNKDIELVITGEDTELDKSVVEEIGDPLIHMIRNAVDHGIEPPEERVKKGKPEKGLVALNAYYEGNHIVVEIKDDGRGMDPEKLKKKAIEKGVITPEEAKSLSKEEAFGLIFRPGFSTAEKVSDVSGRGVGMDVVKTNIEKLNGIIQIDSELDKGTTFKLKLPLTLAIIQALLVEVSGEIFAIPIVSVVETVKIDENEIHSFEGREVLKLRESVLSLIRLNEVFELEPTFSNEMYVVVVALAEKRVGLIVDRLIGQEEIVIKSLGEYLGGTVGIAGATIMGDGAVRLILDVAGIMDIASKMPRVNRRKTTSVVQTNEFTNKMNVMVVDDSATDRKIMKRLLNNTGWLNVVEITNGKDALAAIKNLQIDFVITDVFMPDMDGYELAKSLRESGYNGPIIAVSSRSEAKDSKKYSLYGIDSFIVKPVSLEELLKTIDELKAVYKK encoded by the coding sequence ATGAATAATGAAATGAACGATTTAATCCAGGATTTTTTAATCGAAGCAGAGGAATTGATAGAGCAATTGGATCAGGATTTAGTAGAACTCGAACATCGAAAAGATGATTTGGATCTGTTAAATAAAATTTTTAGAGCTGCACATACAATTAAGGGTTCATCTTCATTTCTTGGTTTTGAAAAGCTGACAGATCTTACTCACATTGCAGAAGAGATTTTAAATAAACTTCGTAAAGGTGAGATGGTAGTTACCACTGATGTTATGGATGTATTGTTGGAGTTTGTTGATTATTTAAAGAAATTAATTGATGATATAAAAAATGGTACAGATACTGTTGATATTACTGATATTGTGAAAAAGCTTAAGCTTGTAAATGAAGGAAAATCAGTAGGGGCTCCAAAAGAGGAGAAGGCAAAACCTGAGAAAAAAGAGACAAAAAAGAATGAGCCTAAACAGATTGCAAAGGTTACAAAAGCTATAGAGCAGACAATAAGGGTTGATGTTAATAGATTAGATGTATTGATGAATTTAGTTGGAGAGCTTGTTTTAAGCAGAAACAGGATAGCTCAAATTTCTGCAGAATTTGAAAAGAAGTTTGAAGGTGAATTTTTGGTTGAGCAACTTTTAGAAACCACATCACATTTGGGATTGATTACCACTGAATTGCAACTAGCTGTAATGAAAACAAGGATGGTTCCGATAGGGAAAGTGTTTAATAAATTTCCAAGAATGGTTAGAGACTTATGTAGAGAGCTAAATAAGGATATAGAGCTTGTCATCACTGGTGAAGATACAGAGCTTGATAAATCTGTTGTTGAAGAAATAGGTGATCCTCTCATCCATATGATAAGGAATGCCGTTGATCACGGGATCGAGCCACCAGAAGAGAGGGTTAAAAAAGGTAAACCTGAAAAGGGGCTTGTAGCATTAAATGCTTATTATGAGGGGAACCATATCGTTGTAGAGATAAAAGATGACGGCCGCGGTATGGATCCAGAAAAGTTGAAAAAGAAGGCGATAGAAAAAGGTGTCATCACTCCAGAAGAGGCTAAATCATTGAGTAAAGAAGAAGCTTTTGGCCTAATTTTTAGACCAGGTTTTTCCACAGCGGAAAAGGTATCTGATGTCTCAGGGCGTGGCGTTGGTATGGACGTGGTTAAAACAAACATTGAGAAACTTAATGGGATTATTCAGATAGATTCAGAATTGGATAAAGGTACAACCTTTAAATTGAAGTTACCTCTTACACTTGCAATAATTCAAGCTTTGTTAGTGGAAGTTTCAGGGGAGATATTTGCTATCCCTATTGTTTCTGTTGTTGAAACGGTAAAAATAGATGAAAATGAAATTCATAGTTTTGAAGGAAGAGAGGTTTTAAAACTTAGAGAATCTGTTTTATCTTTGATAAGATTGAACGAAGTATTTGAGTTAGAACCCACTTTTAGTAATGAGATGTATGTGGTTGTTGTAGCTTTAGCTGAGAAGAGGGTGGGACTGATTGTTGATAGATTGATTGGGCAAGAAGAGATTGTTATCAAGTCTTTGGGTGAGTATTTAGGTGGTACTGTTGGTATTGCTGGCGCTACAATTATGGGGGATGGTGCTGTAAGACTTATTCTGGATGTGGCTGGAATTATGGATATTGCATCCAAAATGCCAAGGGTTAATAGGAGAAAAACTACATCTGTTGTTCAAACAAACGAATTTACAAACAAGATGAATGTAATGGTGGTAGATGATTCAGCTACTGATAGAAAAATTATGAAGAGACTTTTAAATAATACAGGTTGGCTAAATGTTGTAGAGATTACGAACGGCAAAGATGCACTTGCTGCTATAAAGAATCTTCAGATTGATTTTGTAATTACAGATGTCTTTATGCCTGATATGGATGGTTATGAGTTGGCTAAATCATTGAGGGAATCAGGGTATAATGGACCAATAATTGCAGTTTCTTCAAGAAGTGAGGCAAAGGATAGTAAAAAATACTCATTATATGGTATAGACTCATTTATTGTAAAACCTGTAAGTTTAGAGGAGTTATTGAAAACAATCGATGAGCTTAAAGCTGTTTATAAAAAATAG
- a CDS encoding OmpA family protein has translation MRTKIIRSFYLSLLIIIFITGISGGANKRLFKALVQKPGSISTVIYVYDLSVDSAKENIALNGWKVLQIEEVSNGKDYKSIKNISGFGNLKLIKTFYFKKGEYRFNLDNETISFFRNLNRDKVYYIYGHTDSLPVKPNNKYRNNYELSILRAEFIKELIRKYSGIDSNAKIVGFGAFFPLVSNGLQGAEKNRRVELYESF, from the coding sequence TTGAGGACAAAAATTATAAGAAGCTTTTACCTATCCTTACTAATAATAATTTTCATTACAGGTATATCTGGTGGCGCTAATAAAAGATTATTTAAAGCTTTAGTACAAAAGCCTGGTTCTATTTCAACAGTTATTTATGTATATGATTTGTCTGTTGATAGTGCAAAAGAGAATATTGCATTAAATGGGTGGAAAGTTTTACAAATTGAAGAAGTTAGTAATGGTAAAGATTATAAATCAATTAAGAATATTAGTGGTTTTGGCAACTTAAAACTTATCAAGACATTTTATTTTAAAAAAGGTGAATATCGATTTAATCTAGATAACGAGACTATATCTTTTTTTAGAAATCTAAATAGGGATAAGGTATATTATATCTACGGTCATACTGACTCTTTACCAGTAAAGCCAAATAATAAGTATAGAAATAATTATGAATTATCAATCTTAAGGGCAGAGTTCATAAAAGAGCTTATTAGAAAATATTCTGGTATAGATAGTAATGCTAAGATAGTTGGATTTGGAGCATTTTTCCCATTAGTTTCAAATGGACTTCAAGGTGCTGAAAAAAATAGAAGGGTAGAACTTTATGAGTCGTTTTAG